In Runella sp. SP2, the genomic window CGCCGTACCGCTAAAATACAAGTACGTTTTTCCATCGAGCACAATCGTCCGATTAGGCAAGTGGGTAATTTGATGATAACTAGCAGAATTCAAAACAGGTCAACGTTGGTACTAATGCAATTGTGCACCTGTACCGTTTTCGGTGGCAAAAATAATTTTTCCAAAATCAAACTGAACTCCCGTTGCAGGGTCGTTGGCGATAAGCAACGTACCGTCCATGTCCACGTAATCGAGCATGGGAAGCAAGTGCGCAATCGCCGAAATACCCACGCTGCTTTCGTTCATGCAACCTACCATCGTTTTCAGGCCAAGGGTTTTGGCTTCGGCCAACATTCGGCGTGCGGGCGTAAGACCGCCGCATTTGGTCAATTTTACATTGATTCCGTGAAAATAGCCCGCACATTTGGCCACATCTGCTTCCACAATGCAACTTTCATCGGCAATGCAGGGCAGCGCACTTTCGGCATAGACTTGTTTCATTCCCGCCCAATCGTCGGCACGCAGGGGTTGTTCGATAAACTCAACACCTAATTTTTTTAATTCATAACTATACTCGATGGCTTGCGTCGCCGTCCAAGCGCAGTTTGCATCTACCCGAAACACCGAATCAGTATGGCTACGTAGGGTTCGGACAATATCCAAATCCTCGGTTGTACCCAGTTTAATTTTGTACAATGGCCAAGGAAATTCCTTCATTTTAGCCACCATTTTATCAATGTTATCAATCCCGATGGTGTAATCGGTAATCGGTATTGCATCAGCTGAAAGCCCCCACGCTTCGTAGAGTTTTTTCCCTTGTTTTTTTGCCCAAAGGTCGTTGGCAGCTTCGTCCAAAGCACATTGCGCAAAGGGCATATCGTGAAGGTATTGGTTGGTCAACTGCCAAAACTCCTCGGGAGATGTTAGGGTATCGTTTTCAATCAAACCTCTTATTTGCTCCAAACGGCCTATCATTCCGTCAATAGTAATACCGTAGTATTTATTGGAAGTAGCCTCTCCAAAGCCCCGAAAACTCCCTTCTCGAAGTTCTACAATGAGCGTAGGTTGCACATCGCGCGAATCGTGTGCGATGGTAAAGGTATGGCGAAGCCGTAAGTCGAAGCGATGAAAGTGTAACTGCATACGTCTAAAAACAAAAGAGGAGACAAAAGTACATCTTTTCTCTCCTCTTTGCGTTGCTTAATCCGTCGAAAATCCTGGCGGACAAATAATACTATAAAATGTATAACTCAGGGTAATTGACGTGTAGTAGTATTTATCGCGGGTAGTTGGATTGCCAAGTTGGAGTTTTTGACCCAATGGCACGTTATCTCCCAAATCGTCCAAGTAATCGGTAAAAAGAACCCTAGTACCAAACTCAAACTCTAAACTCCACGGTCGTTTGAACTCCCATTTTACTCCCGCCCCAAAAGGAATGTTCATTTGGGTTGTTTTGTAGTCGGCCGTTTTTGTGCGCGGTTTAAATTTATAAAAACCCAATCCACCCATGAGGTAGGGTGTCCAATTGACGTCTTTGCGGCGTTGTGAGTAATTAAGAAAGTTATACTCAAGTATCAAATCCCCTTCAGTTACCCTAGAACGAAACGACCCATTACGGGCCTGATTGAAAGGATCAGACGAGCGACTGTCTTTTGCCCCAATGATGCCCATATTTCCACCGAGTCGCAACGAAACTGCTGGCGACATATTGTAACGCACAAAAGCATGACCTCCAGGCAAATAGTTTTTAGGGTTAAAAAAGGGGGCGTACTCTCCCTTGTAATTAAACCCTCCTAGTCCAGCGCCTATGTTCCACCGCTGAGCTGCGGCCTGTAAAGAAAAGGCTCCCAAAAGGAAGCCGATAAAATAAGTGTGCAGTTTGCTATCCACGTATGATAAATTCTTGGTTTTTGCCCTTGTTAACTTTTAACGAAGTCCAATGAATTAACGAATTGGCGGGCATTTAATTTTAGTAGGTAACACATACGTTACGGTGATGCTAGAGAGCATGTAGGCATCTTTCCGAACAGGATTTGCTCTCGGATCTCCTTGTTGCCATCCACCTAAAGGACCATTTGCAAACGGATCGCTAGTTGGGTCATTGGGATTGACAATTCTGGCCACTGTTTCAGTACGATCACGTCCAGTACGTGCTGCAATTCGCTCAAGCGTACGGTTTGACATCGCTCGTGCCATGTCATTTTTAAGAATGTCAGGATTTGGATAAAAACCACTTGCATCATCCAAAAAATCTGACCCAGAAAAACGGAAGCCACCTTCTACCCCAACATTCCACTGGTCATTGATTTTCCAAGTAAAGCCCAATCCAAAAGGAATTGAATACGTTACCAACGAGTAAGGTTTCTCAAACCCTGGCTGTCCTTGGCCTTCCGTGCCTAGTGGTTGAAGGGCTATCCAGCGCTTGTTTTTAGGATACCTGTCGTAAGATGTTGAATCAGGAACCATTGCTTTCGGATTATGAGCAAGCAGCGCAACTCCAGCAAAAATGTAAGGGGTAAACTTTGCGCGACGATTTGGGCTACGTCCATCTCCCCAAAACTTGTAAATACCTACCAAACTAAATTCTTTGAGGTTGTTACGAAAGTGCAAGTTCCGAACATAAGAACCTGAAAACGGCGTACCTCCGCGGTTATAATACTCATCGTCACTAAAAATTTGTGCCCACGTAAACCCAAAACGAGCTGCCAAATGCGGTGTATAATGCTTCGTATAAGCGGCATTGATGTTCCAGCGCATGGTCTTAAACAAGGTATTCACTGGGCTTCGATAGGGTGCCAAATCACCTGCATAGCTAGACGTCCCCGCCCCAAAACTCACGGTAGAGTACTGCTCAAATGGCGTTCGACGACGACGTTGTGCTTCCGATTGGAGCGTCACAAACAGCGTAAACAACACGATTCCGACAATTATCTTATAATTCATTCGCTTTACTGGATTGATGCGTGACTTTGTGTTCAACGCAAAAATGAATCTTTTTATTGAATATCCCCGCAAAAATCGCGCCTAAGATTAATTACGGGCATCTAACCCCCAATGTAGTTTTGTACGTAGGGTTTGTACAAAGTTATCTTGTTTAAATTTAACCAAACGTGCTTTAAAAACCGATTTCTTTAACGTCAGTGACACCGCTACATCTACAATGCGAAAACGGGAATCTAACGAAACAAGAAAGTTGTTACTACGACTTTCCACCCGAAAACTTAGCTGACTTCCATCAGGAATAATCATAGGCCTGACATTGAGGTTATGGGGACTAATCGGGGTGATGACAAAAACTTCATTGGTTGGTAAGACGACAGGCCCACCGCAGCTCAATGAATAACCTGTTGACCCCGTAGGAGTTGACACAATAAGCCCATCTGCCCAATACGAATTTAAAAACTCTCCGTCTAAATACGCATGAATCGTAATCATCGACGAAGTATCGGTTTTTGTGATGGTAAAATCGTTCAGTGCAAAATTGTAGTCTTCAAACAAATCATTGTCTGAATTGAGGCTAACTAAGGTTCGTTCTTCTAGCTGGTATTGACCATCAAACAGCGCGCTAAGCTGAGCAGGAATACATTCTGGCGAGACGGTGGCTAAGAAACCCAAGCGCCCCGTGTTTATCCCTAAAATTGGTATCTGACGCGAACGAGATTGCATAACCGACTCCAACAGTGTACCATCGCCGCCAATGCTAAAAATAAAATCAGCATCGGGCGCCCCGTGCGGATGCGGGTACGTTTTTGGCGTATGTGGCTCTATTCCAGCTTGAAGAAGATGGGTATAGAAGGAAGCAGAAATAGAAAAATCTACCCCTTTGTCTCGAAGAATATCAAATAAAGCCTGTACATAAGGCTGAGTTTCTGTGGTAAAACTACGTCCGTGGATGGCGATTTTCATCGGTATCGCTTCTCTAATAAGTAAGGACGCAAAGGTAGAACTTTCTACGATTAGGTTTCTAAATAACGTAACAATAAATCAAGGCGATGACGGTCAGGGTTTTCCACGGGTGCATTACCAAAGACGTTCTCTACCGTGTAGCCAAAGCGTTCTAGGGTGGCTACTACGGCCGACACTTCTGTACGATTTAGCTTCAAAGTCAGCGTGGCTTCATCAAGTGCGCCGTACTCGGCTCCCGAAAAAAAGCTGCTAATAATTTTTGTGCTGTTGGATTCGACCAATCGGCTAATTTCGGTCAATGAATAATCTCGGTTGGCCATTTTGAGCACAATCACCGCCCCTTTTTCTTGGACTCCAAGCAAATTGGCAAACTTAGAAATCATGTCACTTACCAAAATTGTACCTGCATACAAATTGTCTTCGTCCAGTACTGGAACCGTGTCCAATTGGTAGTGGTTAGCAATTCCCATTACTTCAAAAATGTGTTGAAATGATGTTGCATGAACTGGGTTTGGCGGAAGGTTTAAGTCCGAAAGCTGCTTTTCGTCGTCAGGTAAACTCAATAATGTGTCCTCACTGAGCAAGCCTTTATATTCTTCCTCTTCCACCAAGGCCAACTGACGTAGGCCATACTCGTCCATTAAGTCAACCGCCTGCCCCACCGAATCGTACGGTCGTAAAACGGGGGTCGTAGAGTTAATAAGTTCTTCAGCGAGCATGTTGATGTGTATTTTTTGGAAAACTTAGAAAAGTTATTTAAAGTTTCCAAAAATATTCTGTGAATTTATTACAAACAGTACCAGTAAGCCCCAATTGTCGCTTAAAGTTTCTCTACGATAAACTCAACCCTACGGTTGCGACGGCGCTCTGCTTCGGATGTTCCTTTGGAAACGGGGCGGGTAGAACCCAAGCCTTTTGCTCCCACCCGCGCGGAGTCAATGCCTTTGGCTACCAAATACTTTTTCACGGCGTTGGCACGGTTTTGCGATAATTCTACATTTTTATCAAAATCACCCAAATTGTCGGTATGACCTTCTACTCGGATTTCCATGTTGGTATTTTCGCGCATGAGTTGAACGAGACGGTCGAGTTCAGAGGAAGAGGCGGGTAATAAATCAAACTTACCCGTATCAAAATAAATATTGTTGAGCGTGATGCTTTCTCCTACTGCCACGGGATTGAGGACAATTTCGTTGGCTACTTCCTCTCCTGCCTTGGCTTGGGTCAAATCAAACGCACCACTAGCAGGAAAATATCCTTTGGCCGCGGCTACGTATGCGTATTTATTACCCGCATCCAAGCTAATTTTAAATTTCCCCGACGACGCCGACAACTGCATCGAGTCCAGTCCATTGTCTTCACTCGGTACGACGTAGCTGATTTTTGCGGCAATCGGTTTTTTCGTTTTAGCATCTATCACCGTTCCCCGCAATGTCACCACTTTGGCTACGGGCGCTTCTGGTTTGCTCTCAATGGGCGGCACGGGCGTTGGTGTATTGGCAATAACAGGCGGTTCTTCTTTTTTAGGTTCAGGCTTGGGTTTGGGCGGTACTCTTCTCGGGTTACGAATGTGTACACCAAAGTAATTCCAATACCGCTTTCTTCCGTAATCTTTTCCCTCAAACATATCAAATACCTCTACTCCTGGATCAAGCCTTTCGTAATATACCGAAAATTTCACCACGTCGCCTGGGTAAACCGTGCGGGTTTCGGGAGCAACAGGGATACCTACCGCTTTGATAAATTTGTATTTCTTCGCTGTATTTTTGGGTTCGTACAAACGAGTTTTAGGATCCACCTCAATGGTATTTTGATCTAAATTTCCTTGACGGTCACCGAAAAAATCGCGAAGAGTGGGATTGCGTTGCGCAAACTCAAACCTAAAATGCAATATCGTATAGTCATCGGTCAGCTCCACTTTGGTAAGTGCCACTTCGGGCTGCGACTGTTCTTCAACGTAGGGGCTTAACGTGGTAATTTTCTGAGCCATCGCCCCAAATGAAACCCATAAAAATAAAAGTAATGCGTAGCGTAGTCGTTTCATGGTCTTAGCAAAGATTCTTTTTACTCGCCCGAATAACGTCTCTGAAAAAAGATTAGTGCTATTTGTTTGTTAAAAATCGTTAATTCTCCGCCATTCAACTCCACTTTTTGACCATTTCTACCAATGTATATTTTTAAATGGAAAAGTATTTAGATAATTGTCTAATTATTTAATCAACTATGAATACCCTTTTCCGTGCTCTTAACGACCCCACTCGACGGCAAATTCTAGAAATCTTGCGGGAAGGCGACCTTACTGCGGGAGAAATTGCCGAACGGTTTGACATGACCAAACCGAGCATTTCTCATCACTTAGATTTGCTCAAGCAAGCCGAACTCGTCAGTGCCGACAAACGAGGCCAATTTATCTATTACACCCTCAATACTACCGTTTTAGACGAATTACTGTCCTGGATTTTTACCCTTAAAAACCAATGAAAAAGATCTTAGAATACCTCACCTGGGTCGCTATTGTGCTTCCCCTTGTTTATCTATTTTTGGTGTGGAATCAACTGCCCGACATCGTCCCAACGCACTTTGGCCCAAGTGGTAAACCCGATGCCTACGGGCCTAAATGGACGCTTATGATATTAAGCGCCGTTTCCGTTGGCGTATATTTTTTGTTGCGGTACGTTCCACAGCTCGACCCTCGTCTCAACCAAGCTAGTTTATCAGAACATTATCCCAAATTAGTGCTGCTGATTGTAGCCTTTCTAGCGTTGGTGCATTGCTTGGTTATTCGCGCCTCCCTCTCGGAAATGGCAGGCGAGAGCTTTACGACGATTTTGCTGGTCGGGGTATTTTTACTGTTTGCAGGGATTGGGAATTATTTTAACAACATTAAATCGAACTACTTTGTAGGCTTCCGTACTCCTTGGACGCTCGAAAGCGAAAGTGTCTGGCGCAAAACCCACCAATTTGCTGCCAAATTGTACTTCGGAATGGGGCTATTAGGCGCTTTTGTGGTCATTTGGCTACCCGAATTGTGGAGGCTTTTTTGGACGCTAGGGTTAATTTTTGGCTCAACAATCTGGATTGTGGCGTATTCATACCGTGTATATCAACAAGAAAAAAAATGAAAAAGTGGATAAAAGTACTCTTGTGCTTAGGAATTGGACACACGAGTTTTTCGCAAACGTGGTACGAGGGTACTATTTCAACGCTCAAATTTGGGCTCAAAATAACTACTACTTCCCAAACCGTCCAGGTTTTTATTCCTGAGCAGGGAATGTTTGAGCAGCCCTTAAAAAACACTGTATTTCAGGGAGATAGTTTGCGAGGTGAGCTAAAAAATGTCAATGTTTTGCTCAGCGGCAAAATGGATTCTTTATCGTTTGAAGGTCAGTGGAAACAAAATGGTTTTCCTACCCCGTTGCATCTAAAACGGGTAGCAGAATTATCGTTTTTTAAACGCCCCCAAATGCCTAAAGCGCCTTTTCCGTACCGCGATGAAAAGGTCAAATTTACGAACCATGACGGTTCGATTACTTTTGGCGGAACGCTCACCTTGCCCGAAGGAAAAGGCCCGTTCAAAACAGTGGTGCTTATTTCGGGTTCTGGCCAGCAAGACCGCGATGAAAGCCTTTTTGGGCACAAGCCTTTCTGGGTCATCGCCGACCATCTAACCCGACAAGGCATCGCCGTGTTGCGCGTTGACGACCGAGGAGTTGGCGAAACGACGGGTTCAGTAGGAACTTCCGCCGAGTACGCCCAAGACGTTTTGGACGCCATTCGTTACCTCAAAACGCGAAAAGAAGTTAACCCAAAAAAAATAGGTTTAATCGGCCACAGCGAAGGCGGTGTCATTGCACCTCTTGCAGCGATACAATCAAAAGACGTGGCGTTTATTGTTTCCTTGGCGGGCTTGGGAATCAGTGGAAAAGAACTACTTCTCCGCCAGAGCGACGATATTTTGAAACAAATGGGTAGCAATGAAACCTACCGAAATCAAGTGCGTAGTCTCAACGAAGTCATCTACTCAACGGTCGCTCGGTTACCGCTGGAGGGCGACATCAAAGATAGCCTTCAAGCCACCTTTGACCAATGGGTGAAAACCCAACCCGAGCGTGTGTTGGGGCAATTGGGGTACAGAACTGAACAAGGTCGCAAGGGTTTTCTGAAACAAATCGACGCCATGAACTCGTCTTGGTATCGGTATTTTATCAAATATGACCCGCAGCCTGTTTTGTCAAAAATCACGATTCCTGTCCTTGCCCTCAACGGTAGTAAGGACGTTCAGGTGGCTTCTCAACCCAATTTAGAGGGTTTTAAAAGCGGTTTGACGGCTGCTGGCAATAAACAATTTGAGACGGTTGAACTGCCTGGACTGAACCATTTGTTCCAAAAATGTAGTAAGTGCACCTCCGCCGAATACGGTCTTTTGGAAGAAACATTTTCCGTAGAAGCCCTTGAATTGATTGGTAATTGGCTGAAGAAGAGATAAAATTACACCTTCCCGAAAGTTCTTTACCTTCCCGAAAGTTCAAAACTTTCGGGAAGGTGTAATTTTATTTCAAAAACTGCTCCCAAAGAAGTTTTCCCGCTACGCCCAAAAATACCACGCCTGTAATGACGTTGACGTACTTCATGCGCTTAACCGTGATAAACTGACGAAGGCGCTGGGCATAAACCGCCAAGGCAGTCTGGGTGCCAAACACCCCTACGAGGCTCATGCTGAAGAAAATAATCATTTCGGCCAAATCATACCGACCTTTGGTGCGAAGGTACGTAGCAATAGCCGCCCACGACATAAAATTGACGGGGTTGAGGGCATTGAGGGCCACGCCTTTTAAAAACAACTTCACCATCGAACGCTTGCTACGTGGTTCGTCTTCTTGTTCTTCCGACGCAATGGTCGGGACGCGAAAGAAGTTTTTAACCCCCAAAACCACCAAAAAAATAATTCCAATGGCCCCTACCCATTTGTCAAAGTGCTCAATTTGGGGTAAAAAAGACGTTCCAAAAATGGCCGTAAAGCAAAAAAAAGCATCGCTCGCTACCACACCCAAAACGATTTGAATTCCGCTTTGATAGCCGCGCTCAACGCTGGTTTGAATCAATGAAAAAAAGACAGTTCCAAAAGTAAGACAGAGTAAAACCCCCGTAATGAGGCCGTAAAGTGCAGCAATAAGCATTCGTTTTTAGTTGTTGTTGAATATCATTTTCTTAAATCCCTCGCAGTCGGGCTATTTTTAATAAGCCCATGACGCTGAGTGAATCCGTAATTTCGGAGCGCATCACCATTTCAATGGCGTCGGTCAGCAATAGTTTCCGAACGTGCAGTTGTTCGGTGTCTTCTGGCTCAGCTTGGGCTTGGGTAAGTTCTTCGGCGATGTACAAAAAACCCTCCTCGTCACCCACAGAATTGGAAAGGTGAACGCGCGCAATTTTTGTCCATTTGGCCGCAATCAACCCCGTTTCTTCTAGCAATTCTCGTTTGGCTCCTTCAATAGGATCTTCGTCCATCGGGCCACCCCCTTCAGGAATTTCCCACGAGTATTCGTTCAACGGATAGCGATATTGCCCTACCAAGTAAGTGTACCCCTCGCTGTCGATAGGAATCACGCCAATGGCTTTATTTTTGTAATGAACTACCCCATAAATCCCCGTCCCTCCGCTGGGATTTATGACATCTTCGTGACGCACTTGAATCCATTTATTATCGTAAACCACTTGGCTTTTAAGGGTTTTCCAAGGGTTAATGTTTTCGTTTGGTAAAGACATACGGTTGATCGATTATCAAATTTTAATGGTCGAATAAGTCTTGTTCAGGATAATTGTTTTCCCCGAAACTCATACCTTTGCGGCCAATTACTTTTAAAAAAGTCGTGCAAGTTAGCCAAAAATCTAAATTTCGGTGGATTATCGTCTCCCTTGTGTTGAGCATAATCCTGATGAGTATCAAGTTCGCTGCCTATTATTTGACCCACTCCAACGCCATTCTTAGCGACGCTCTTGAGTCCATCATCAATGTCATTGCTAGTGCCTTTGCGTTCTATAGCATTTACCTTTCTTCTCAGCCCAAAGATCATGACCACCCCTACGGACACGGTAAAATTGAATTTTTTTCATCGGGTTTTGAAGGAGCACTTATCATCATAGCTGGGGTCTGGATTGCCGTAGAAGCCATCCAGCATCTACTTCATCCTCAACCCGTTGAGCACCTCGACTGGGGCGTTCTGCTTATTCTGTTGACCGTTGTCATCAACGGAGCGTTGGGTTATTATTTACAAAAAGTAGGTAAAACGACCCGCTCGGAAGCCCTCGTTGCCGACGGAAAACACCTTGTTACTGACAGCTTGAGTAGCGTTTTGATTTTGGTGGGATTAGGTTTGTTAATGCTTACCAAAATTCAATGGATAGACAGTGCGGCATCGTTGGTATTGTCTCTGGTAATTTTTTACAACGGATTTAAGCTCATCCGTACCTCCGTAGGTGCTTTGATGGACGAAACCGACCCCGAGTTGTTTGAACACGCCGTGGATATTCTGCGCAACTACAAACAGGACTATTGGATAGATGTGCACAACATGCGGATTCAAAAATACGGCTCAGACCTCCACATCGACTGTCATTTGACGCTCCCCTATTATTGGGATTTGCAACAAGTGCATAAGGCGGTTCATGAATTTGAGGACGCACTCGAAGCCAATTACGTTGGCAACGTGGAGCTTTTTATCCATGCCGACCCTTGCCTCCCCGACTGCTGCAAGTACTGCCGTCTCGAAGGCTGCCCCGTGCGAAGCAAAGCTTTCAAAAAGGACATTGATTGGAGCATTCACAACTTGTCGAAAAATCAAAAGCACTTCGTAGAAGCCGATTGACTGCAGGGCCAACTGGAGGAAAAAGAACAGCAAGAACTCGAAGAAGTACTTTGACCTATTTTACCACTTGCCAAACTCCGTAAAAACTCACCATTAAAATCGACACGACGCTTAACCAAAAGAAGAAGTTGTAGGTAGGTGTGGGTGAAAGAGACGCGGGCAACTCTCGGTAGCGAAACACCAACGCCGCCCAAAGCACCAATAGCAGCAAAATAGACGTCGCAATGCCGCCCAAAAGAATCATCGTGACGGGCATCTGAATCAATAAAAAAAGCACGCACCAAATGATGGGGAAAGCCCATGAAAGCATTCCTATCACGCGTTTGCGCGAGGCTTCGTCGTCAAATTTGACCCAACCTAATTGCCCAAACGCATCGCCAAAAATGCGTGACCAACTGGCCGTCGCGGTAAAAAGGGTAGAATAAAGCACAAAAAAAGCGCCAATCAAGAAAATCACTTTGGCCCATTCACCCAGCGTTTGGGTAAAAAGCTTTGAAAGGGTTTCGACCATGGCGTAGCCTTCGGGCACCTCGCCGTGTTGGTGCAGCAATGCCGCTCCCAACAAATAAAAAGCGGCCGTTACAAGGGTATAAACCACCATCGAACACACGGCATCCAAGTACATCACTTTTATCCAACCTTTGGCGCGGTCGGCCCATTCGGGCGTGCCGTCGTTGGGGCCTGCGTAGGCCGCGTAGCCTTTTTCGATGCACCAATAATTGTAAAACATGATTTCGTCGCCCCCGACGCCCGTGATTCCGAAAGCGCCAATCGCCACGCCCGTCACCGCAGGAGGAAGCGAGAATGATAAGCCGCTGCTGAGTTGCTCCCAGCTAATGGCATAAGGGGTAAATTGCAGTAAAACGAGGGAAATCAATACCGTGATGGTGAAAAGAATAATCATAATCAAAGCCCCTTGCTCGACGGGTTTATAAAAACCACGATAGACCAAAACAGCCGTAACTAATGCCGCAATCGCGGCCCAAAGGTTTGTTCCTAAAAACGGAAACGCCATGTTGAGTACAATGGCAACGCCGCCCACAATCCCACCGACTTGCAGCAGTTTTAAGCCTTGCAGCGACAACCACAGCCAAATACTCCAATGCGCTTTTCCCCACTTTTTACCATCGAGGCGGTTGAGTGACTGCATGGTAGGGACGCCCGTATAAATCGCATTTTTTCCAAACTCCAATTGCAAGGTTACTTTAACTAAACAACTCACCAACACCACCCAAAAAGTCACAAAACCCGCTTTGGCCCCCAACGCCGTCGTCGCAATCAGCTCGCCCGACCCCACAATGGCTGCCGAAAGAATAAAACCAGGGCCAAGGTAACGAAAACGCTGAAAGAGGGTTTGGGGAGGCGCAAGCATAGCAACGGGGGTTTATGCCTTGGGATGGGCTTGTTTGTAGATTTTTTTGAGTTTTTCAATCGAATTGTGGGTATAAACCTGCGTCGCCGCCAAGCTACTGTGTCCCAGCAAATCTTTGATAGAATTAAGGTCGGCACCGTTATTGAGCAGGTGCGTCGCAAAGGTGTGGCGCAGTACGTGAGGGCTACGCTTTTGGAGCGACGTCACCGCCGACAAGTATTTTTTCACAATACGCTGAATCAGGACGGGATAAGCGGGTTCGCCTTTGTTAGTCAAAATCAGGCTTTGCTCAGGAGGGTTCGGAAACTGCTCGTTTCTAAACTGCTGGTATTGCTTAATCATCTCCACCAAGCCTTTATAAATCGGCACCACGCGCTCTTTACTGCGTTTACCAAAGACCCGCAACGTTTGGTCATAAACATTCACGTCACCATCACGGAGGGTAATCAACTCGGCCAAACGCATTCCTGTGCCGTACAACAACTCCAAGACCAATCGGTCGCGCGTGCCTTCAAAATCAAGCGGAAACGTAATCTCGTCAAAAAGCAACTGCAGACTTTTTTCTTCAACAAATTGCGGCAATGGCTTGTCGGTTTTGAGCGACGACACCCGCAGCATGGGATTAATCGTAATGGCTTTACAACGCAACAGATACCCATAAAACGACCGCAGCGTGGCCAATTTTCGGTTCACGCTGCGGTGGTGTAATTCGGCTTCCACCATGCTTACTGCCCACCCTCGAATCATTCGAAAATCGGCCTTGGCCAAATCTTGCAGTTGGTAGGTTTTCTCCAAAAACTCCTTAAACTGCTCCAAGTCTTTGGCATACGCGGTGAGGGTATGCTGGCTCAAGCGTTTTTCGTAGGTGAGGTGTTGTAAGAAGGTTTCTATCATTTTTTAGAGTTTTCTAATGCGCATATTTTTGTACCAAACTTCATCCCCGTGGTCTTGGAGCGCGATTTTACCTTTGGCGTGCGGGGTCGCATACGCCCATTTCGTAAATTTACTTTTGGCCAACTGCGCCTTCCACGCATCGCCACCGTACTCGTATTCAACCACTTTTACGCCATTGACCCAATGTTCGATGTGATTGCCGTTGATCACAATTTTAGCTTTATTCCACTGACCCGCAGGTTTTGCTACCCACTTACTTGGGGCTTGCATGTCGTAATTCGCGCCTGTTTTTTGTTTATCGTTGATTTTCACCATTTTACCGTTATCGTTAAATGGCGGATACCCTTCATCATCAATCACTTGAAACTCAG contains:
- a CDS encoding S9 family peptidase, giving the protein MKKWIKVLLCLGIGHTSFSQTWYEGTISTLKFGLKITTTSQTVQVFIPEQGMFEQPLKNTVFQGDSLRGELKNVNVLLSGKMDSLSFEGQWKQNGFPTPLHLKRVAELSFFKRPQMPKAPFPYRDEKVKFTNHDGSITFGGTLTLPEGKGPFKTVVLISGSGQQDRDESLFGHKPFWVIADHLTRQGIAVLRVDDRGVGETTGSVGTSAEYAQDVLDAIRYLKTRKEVNPKKIGLIGHSEGGVIAPLAAIQSKDVAFIVSLAGLGISGKELLLRQSDDILKQMGSNETYRNQVRSLNEVIYSTVARLPLEGDIKDSLQATFDQWVKTQPERVLGQLGYRTEQGRKGFLKQIDAMNSSWYRYFIKYDPQPVLSKITIPVLALNGSKDVQVASQPNLEGFKSGLTAAGNKQFETVELPGLNHLFQKCSKCTSAEYGLLEETFSVEALELIGNWLKKR
- a CDS encoding LysE family translocator; translated protein: MLIAALYGLITGVLLCLTFGTVFFSLIQTSVERGYQSGIQIVLGVVASDAFFCFTAIFGTSFLPQIEHFDKWVGAIGIIFLVVLGVKNFFRVPTIASEEQEDEPRSKRSMVKLFLKGVALNALNPVNFMSWAAIATYLRTKGRYDLAEMIIFFSMSLVGVFGTQTALAVYAQRLRQFITVKRMKYVNVITGVVFLGVAGKLLWEQFLK
- a CDS encoding NUDIX hydrolase — translated: MSLPNENINPWKTLKSQVVYDNKWIQVRHEDVINPSGGTGIYGVVHYKNKAIGVIPIDSEGYTYLVGQYRYPLNEYSWEIPEGGGPMDEDPIEGAKRELLEETGLIAAKWTKIARVHLSNSVGDEEGFLYIAEELTQAQAEPEDTEQLHVRKLLLTDAIEMVMRSEITDSLSVMGLLKIARLRGI
- a CDS encoding cation diffusion facilitator family transporter, with product MSIKFAAYYLTHSNAILSDALESIINVIASAFAFYSIYLSSQPKDHDHPYGHGKIEFFSSGFEGALIIIAGVWIAVEAIQHLLHPQPVEHLDWGVLLILLTVVINGALGYYLQKVGKTTRSEALVADGKHLVTDSLSSVLILVGLGLLMLTKIQWIDSAASLVLSLVIFYNGFKLIRTSVGALMDETDPELFEHAVDILRNYKQDYWIDVHNMRIQKYGSDLHIDCHLTLPYYWDLQQVHKAVHEFEDALEANYVGNVELFIHADPCLPDCCKYCRLEGCPVRSKAFKKDIDWSIHNLSKNQKHFVEAD
- a CDS encoding Nramp family divalent metal transporter, whose product is MLAPPQTLFQRFRYLGPGFILSAAIVGSGELIATTALGAKAGFVTFWVVLVSCLVKVTLQLEFGKNAIYTGVPTMQSLNRLDGKKWGKAHWSIWLWLSLQGLKLLQVGGIVGGVAIVLNMAFPFLGTNLWAAIAALVTAVLVYRGFYKPVEQGALIMIILFTITVLISLVLLQFTPYAISWEQLSSGLSFSLPPAVTGVAIGAFGITGVGGDEIMFYNYWCIEKGYAAYAGPNDGTPEWADRAKGWIKVMYLDAVCSMVVYTLVTAAFYLLGAALLHQHGEVPEGYAMVETLSKLFTQTLGEWAKVIFLIGAFFVLYSTLFTATASWSRIFGDAFGQLGWVKFDDEASRKRVIGMLSWAFPIIWCVLFLLIQMPVTMILLGGIATSILLLLVLWAALVFRYRELPASLSPTPTYNFFFWLSVVSILMVSFYGVWQVVK
- a CDS encoding tyrosine-type recombinase/integrase, with translation MIETFLQHLTYEKRLSQHTLTAYAKDLEQFKEFLEKTYQLQDLAKADFRMIRGWAVSMVEAELHHRSVNRKLATLRSFYGYLLRCKAITINPMLRVSSLKTDKPLPQFVEEKSLQLLFDEITFPLDFEGTRDRLVLELLYGTGMRLAELITLRDGDVNVYDQTLRVFGKRSKERVVPIYKGLVEMIKQYQQFRNEQFPNPPEQSLILTNKGEPAYPVLIQRIVKKYLSAVTSLQKRSPHVLRHTFATHLLNNGADLNSIKDLLGHSSLAATQVYTHNSIEKLKKIYKQAHPKA
- a CDS encoding DUF1080 domain-containing protein, translated to MKKSRIVLFLSLVIVGITAQATKPGPWKNLFDGKTTKGWHTYGKQGVTGWMVMDGSLMTHGKSGDLVTDEEFESFELEFEFKIPAKMNSGVMYKVIEDPKHPPYYSGPEFQVIDDEGYPPFNDNGKMVKINDKQKTGANYDMQAPSKWVAKPAGQWNKAKIVINGNHIEHWVNGVKVVEYEYGGDAWKAQLAKSKFTKWAYATPHAKGKIALQDHGDEVWYKNMRIRKL